The Schistocerca nitens isolate TAMUIC-IGC-003100 chromosome 2, iqSchNite1.1, whole genome shotgun sequence nucleotide sequence GCTTTTTATGTGaagctgccggccggagtagccgagcggttctaggcgctacagtctggaaccgcgcgaccgctacggtcgcaggttcgaatcctgcctcgggcatggatgtgtgtgatgtccttaggctagttagatttaagtagttctaagttctagtggactgatgacctcagatgttacgtcccatagtgctcagagccattatgtgaACCTGTGTCAACTCACAGTCCTCTAATGCGCTGTTGCTGCTAGAAAGCTATCACTCGCCTGGGGGATCTAACTACTACAAGTGGCTCTTGAAACGCAAAAGCAAATGTCTCGTGCAGTGCAAACAGCGGTTCTTTGCACTACACAGTTAATAAAGCCCGGAACTCTGtctgataaataaacaaacacgCATGAAATATATGAGTTGAAGCTAAAGAACACTGACAATATCTAAAATAAGTCGCATTTAGGCTGCTAGTTGGAGACTGGGTCGTACCAGGGCTGGATGCTGGATGACGCCAGTATCGGGTGATGTATACTCCTCATTTCGACCTTGAGATACCAAAGTGTTGAAAACGACTCGAAACGTTCTTCAATTACAAGTATTTGAATTATTCAGATGGTGGGTACAGGCGATTTCAAAACTGGAAAACTGATTTAGGTTTCATCTCGAAATCTTTAATTTATTTAATCAACCTCATTTCATCTAAATTCGTTGCCTTTCCAATGTTCAACGTTTTCAAGTCATTCCACAGTGATGCAAAAATTGAGGTGTGCTTCTTGTTTTACTATATTTATGTGAGCTGAAGTTTTTAGGTAAGCAAAAGCAGATGAGCAATTGTATTAGGAGACAAGTTGATGTGCACAGCGACTATTTTAAGGGATTATTAAGCCTATCCAGTGGTCtccaagatgaaatgaaattacaattaacattCTTCACTGAGTCGGATCCATCCACAATTGACGTAATATTTAGAATAGCAGTCCGTTTTAACAATTACACTTCGATAATACAGATATGTATCTTATGATCGCCTAGAGGGTTCGTCAGTATGTATTAACCGGAAATAAGCTGCCAAGCAAAATGGGCCACATGCGAGAAGCTGCATACAAATTCCGTGCCACGCTCACCTAGGGTAACCTCTTCTTGTTACTTTCGTTCCTCTCTGTCTTAAGCTGCCCGAAAATTGAGAAGCGCATTCATCAGGCTCTTTTCACTAATGTTGGCAAAGTATCACCAGCAGTTATACTGTAATCGTTGTAATTAGACGATATATTTCGTGTCTATAGTTTTTATAGAATGTACGACAATATTCGTCGAGAATTACATATTCAGCACATTACTGCAGGCaagttttgttcctttttttcacATTATCATTACGACTGCTTCACCTTTCAAGCTGTCAGGATCTGTAATCGAACTTGCACTGCAATGATTCACTTGGTTAATTATCTTCGAAGCTTTCGAGTTCTATTTTTAGATCACTGGAAAAAAATTCTCCTGCATAGTACGCTTTCGTGATTTTAAACTATATGTTAATTGCAGCATGTGAAATATGATTATCAAACATGAACATCCACAAGCAGGGTTATGTTATCTTTTCATTTGTGGTATTATGTATTAGAAGTGGTGCCAATGCAGAGTTTAacaagggaaactgttttcaagtaTAGTATAttcaaatgaattttatttacacatAATGTTAGTAACCTCTGGGAATGCTAAAAAAGCGAATCGCTCCTAGTGAATGAGTTTTTTAATTTCCAGTTTGCTAGAAGCAGAAAAACGAAAACACCTACGACAGCTACAGAAGAGGAGAACCGCAGAAATAATTTCCCATGCTCTTTATATTCGATTTGCAGTCGGTGTATCTGGATATTATTCGTAACTACGATTTACATCCAGTTATAGAAGTAGttagaaaaatgcaaataaaactcatTAGTATATACAATGTATTTTTGCTCTCAGTGCTTGCAGTGGCAGCCGGCACCAGCTAGCTCAAAAAACACATCGGCTGAGCAAACGCATCCTGCCTGTCGCCAGTCTAATAGAGAATTAGAAAAGTTATAGGAAACATTTGACAACTATGTGATCGTCGATTTACTTAATTTGGTTCAGAATTATCCTCGTACATTCGCTCGATATTTTCTTGTTACTGAGACTAAATATTCTGTATTATTCGCACTTAAGGGACGACATGAAGATAGCAGATTTATGGTTTGACTTCAGGAAGCTGGTTTCAACAAGAAATGCAGCTTACTTCGCCAATTACTTTGCGAATTCAACGTCTTAGTAATCATTGGGACGACAAGAGAATGATGTATGCTACAGTTGTATGTGAGCTTAGTAGTAACACGTTCGCCTTCAAGCGGGAGACTGCGTTAGTTTCCGGTTCCAATCTCTTTGGAGGCAAGATTTTTCCCTGCTCTGTGAAAAAGTCGTTAGCAAGTAGATCGTCAATCAGTGAAGAAATATTAAGACAATTTCTCACCCATAAATGTTGTCGCTACCTTGATTCTGTGCCCTCCACATCTAAAGATGAATAACCTCCCGAACTGCACACTTGTAACAACTGTTCTTTCTGCAACTGTACTGTCTTAACTGTGGTGCTGAATGATTTGGTAACTAGATTTAATTATGGTCTAACCTTACCGTTACATCTGCGTACTTTAGTGGCCGTCCTGAACACTACTTCACTATGGCTGTGGCGCGACCGTAGAGACAGACTGTTTTGAAGCCGGAGGTGCGTATTATCCTGCTGATTCGTGACAATAtggattttttttgttaaatagtaCCTTTTTTGTAAAACTAACAGAATAAGATACAATTCATTTGCATTAATGAAGTGCATGCTAAATAGCGTTTTCTCGTTGTTTCACTGACCACAGCAGATAAACACCAGAGATAAATAAATCAGCTGCAGTATAGCCTGCCACACTGCCTACAACAGTCTGATGATGTTCGAGTAGATTTCGACTTAatgcttgaaaaattaagttgatagcACCTGGCCTTCTTGCAGTTTATGCTGTCTTAACAGACAGTAAAGCTGTGCAGTTCAGCATACCTATAAATTGAGGGCcagccgcttgtggccgagcggttctaggcgcttcagtctggaaccgcgcgaccgctacggtcgcaggttcgaatcctgcctcgggcatggatgtgtgtgatgtccttaggttagttaggtttaagtagttctgagttctaggggactgatgacctgagatgttaagtcccatagtgctcagagccatttgaaccatttataaattgAGGGGTCTCGCGAATTCTATCCCCGACTGTACATGGTAACACACAATTTTCGGCAGCCGTGTTGGAAATAAATGACTTCTTTGGTGAATGCAGGAGAAGAGCAAGAAATTGATTTAATGTGCAGCAGCGAAGCCTCTGCAGCGTCGTACATAGGTCTGGAAAAATGACAACCACTTGTCACGTGTCTTCCGAAATCACTGATTACTTTCTTTTGCAACTTCGAAACTACAAATCACACGGACACACATTTCGCTTTGGTTCCGTAAGGGAGAAGTAAAACTTTGCAACAGGTAGCTTCAGCTAACAAAGTTAGAATACGTCATGACATTGATATATGCCTCACTTCACGTTAATTGAAAGTGCAGAGGGatgaaagccaacggccttgccgcagtggtaacaccggatcccgtccgatcaccgaagttaagcgctgtcggtctgggctaacactaggatgggtgaccatccggtctgccgagcgctgttggcaagaggggtgcactcagcccttgtgaggcaaactgaggagctacttcaaagtagcggctcctgtctcgtaaactgacatacggccgggcgagcggtgtgctgaccacatgcccctccatttccgcatccagtgacgcctatgacctgaggatgacacggcggcccgtcggtaccgttgggccatcatGGCCTGTTAGGACGGAGAGAGGGGCGAAACGAAAGGAAAAGAACTACAAATACCAGCTACGTTGGAAgtttatgcagaatcagcagcgaCAATAAAAGTGTGTGACTGATCGGGACTCGAGCCTGCGATCTTTTGTTTAGtatgcagttgcgttaaccacagcGCGGGACTATCTCGGTACCTTCCCAGTTGAAAAACACTTCCACCTAGCGCAACCTATTCGCAATCGCCACCTGTGTCCTCCAATGTCGCTGATTTTTAAATTCCTGCTGTAggccgaacgtaaatgtgcatccgcactgacggTGCGCCCATCGAGGAGTatcagttatacactgaagcgccaaagaaactgatataggaatgcgtattcagatacagagatacgtaaatatgCAGAATAAGGCGCTGTGCTCAGCAACGCCTGTATATGACAATCAATGTCTGCTGCAGTTGTTgggtcgattactgctgctacaatggcagcttatcaagatgtaagtgagtttgaacgtggtgttacagtgggCGCTCGAGCGGTGGGAtccagcatctccgagacagcgattaagtggggattttcccgtacgaccatttcacaagtgtaaagtgagtatcagtaatccggtaaaacatcaaatctccgacatcgctgcggccggaaaaagatcctgcaagaacgggaccaacgacgactgaagagaatcgttcaacatgacagaagtgcaacccttctgtaaattgctgcagatttcaaggctggACCGTCAAGTGTCAATgttcgaaccattcaaagaaacatcatcgatgtcggctttcagagccgaaggccactTGTGTACGCTTGGTGacgactgaacgacacaaaactttacgcctcgcctggacccatcaaaaccgacactggactgctgatgactggaacaatgctgcctggtcggacgagtctcgtttcaaattgtatcgaatggatgcacgtgtacgagtatggagacaacctcatgaatccgtggaacctacatgtcagcagggcagctacactataaaaattatctcCACTCAAATGTACTTCACTTTGCCAACAGTATGATGTTTGTTTTTACAGGCAGGTTAAAATGGTCACGCAAAAATTCAAATTGTTTCCGACTTGCTTCAAGTGAAGATTctataaaaatacattttcaaattCTGTGTCAACTATAGTACACACGCTTTCACAGGAATGCTCAAATACGAGTTGTTCGCAACAAGTTAATCAAAGAAagatattcctgaatttctctatgTCCTATatacttgtaaaaagagatctacggatgaataaagctactactactaccactaccactactactactactaaatgaACTGTCTTTGCCGGTACCTGATCTGAAAAATCTGTGCTTGCACGGCAGTAGATGTTGCAAAATGTGCGTATTGCTCTACGTTTGTTTCGATTGCTTCTACGACAAGTATCATCCGGAATTCTGTTCTAACACAGCAAGCAATGCAAGCGGTAGCGATTAAGACAATTCTGTTATCTATTCTGTAGCAAACAGAATAGAGATTTGCAAAAACTTTCCTGTAATGATTAATTTACTAATGAAATTACTACGGcaaaaattgttatttttgaatagttttgagcgacatatactatttaatgattttttgtgcaaaaaaaaagTATATGGTCAATATTGCAACCCATGCTGCGCCAGCATGGTAGGTTTGAAAATTATCCGCTTCACTGCGCTCGCTTGGTAGAAACATTACTGACACTACGGGAGTAGGAGGTACGTATAAAACTTCAAAATTGATTTTGGCGCTAACTAGGGCCCGTCGCTGAAAATCCGCTGAGAATTCAGAACAGGTCCCTCCACAACGAACCTAAAACTCATCAAAATCCTTGATTAACAGGTCTGATCGATCCCTTTGTACATAGTCTTTTCTTTTATGATTTCTGCGTCGGTTGCTCCAAATTTAATGGCACTGTTTCTTATACGTTATTATTTGTTTGATTTTCTCGTTCTTGCGTTACATTATTGTTTCTTTCCGCCAAAAATCTCCACTTTGCGGCAGTCGTACCGTtagatataataattattattacatattAACGCTGTTTTATAGTATTACGACTTCGGCAGGCGCTAAACTGTATGGCATTTATAAGTTTTCTGTGCTTCTATTACTCGCATGATTGACGatattaatttatttcacacatatatttctctgttgttttttttctgatttatttccgTTATTTTCAATGCGTTTCGATATAGTACGGGGCTAAGTAAATAGTATTGTGAATTGACATTATAATTTTATCATTTGCAACATTCCTTTGTTCACGAATATCACCCGCTGCTTTCAGAGATTGCCTCTATGTAGCCTCCTTGCCTACGTATGAAACTGTTGCTCAAAGCTGACGAGTGAATCAGATATTAGAATTTATCTAAAAATTGTATAGCTTACCTCTGAATTGGAGGAAGTCTGCCCAGAAGCCTGTCATTAAGACGGGAATCAAGATATCGAAGTTTATCCTTGGGCAGTCTGCTGATGTAATTGAACATGAAGTTGTTCCAGTTGCTGAGGAGCATCTCATTCCTGTCCATTACGGCCGTTGTCGGCAGTGTAGACTGCAGCTGGTGCGGAGGTGGCGGAGGTGCCGTCTGCTGCTGTTGCTCCTGATGGATCTGGTGTTGCTGTGGAGGCACCTGTGGCTGTGGCAGCTGACTAAACtggtgctgcggctgctgctgtgtGGACTGCTGAGCTAATTGCTGGTGTTGCTGAGCAACCTGCGGTTGCTGCTGCTGAGGGAACTGCTGGGACGCCTGCGTCAGCTGCTGCTGAGCGAACTGGTGTTGTTGAGGCACCTGCTGTTGAAACAGCTGTTGTTGCTGAGGCTCTTCCGACTGCTGCTCCTGAGGGAACTGGGTTTCCTGGTGGAGGAATTGCTGCTGGTGCTGTTGAGGGCCTTGCAGCACTggcaactgctgctgctgttggtggtggtggtgggacggCCCGGGCCACTCGTCTCGCGGCTGGCTGCGGGGGCGTCGCGAGTTCTTGCGGGAGCGACGCGCCTTGTTCCTGCCGCCCTTGCGCCGCGGGGGAGATTCGTCGTCCGAGTCTTCGTCCACCAGGTCTTCGAGGCGCACGCTGCGCTTGCGCAGACTGCGGCGCACGAAGTGGCTGGTCTCTTCCGCGCTCTCCGGCTCCGTGCTCTCCAGCAGGGCCATCATGCGCAGTT carries:
- the LOC126235318 gene encoding uncharacterized protein LOC126235318, whose translation is MAEEEIVLSEDAESGAEFALTDRSNNCFEEFMELGEGSETGTGLRNAADGAHDPLSKLLAESGLQYYSPPAAGPSTEEELRMMALLESTEPESAEETSHFVRRSLRKRSVRLEDLVDEDSDDESPPRRKGGRNKARRSRKNSRRPRSQPRDEWPGPSHHHHQQQQQLPVLQGPQQHQQQFLHQETQFPQEQQSEEPQQQQLFQQQVPQQHQFAQQQLTQASQQFPQQQQPQVAQQHQQLAQQSTQQQPQHQFSQLPQPQVPPQQHQIHQEQQQQTAPPPPPHQLQSTLPTTAVMDRNEMLLSNWNNFMFNYISRLPKDKLRYLDSRLNDRLLGRLPPIQREPGWLEELLRD